Within Candidatus Auribacterota bacterium, the genomic segment TTTGTCCGACGTTGTCGGTCTCGGAAAGACTTACATGGCGGCTTTGCTCGCGCAGCAACTGGTCGGACGTTCGCTGGTGATCGCGCCGCCCCATTTGCTCGATGAGAATAATCCCGGCTCATGGCGTAACGTTTTTCGAGAGTTCGGAATTCGCGGCTACAGGTGCGAGTCCATCGGCAAGCTTGATGCGCTGCTCCAACGCGATCTCTCGAAATACCCCAATGTCTTTATAGACGAGTCGCATCGCTTCCGCACCGAGACGAACCAGACGTACGAGATGCTTGCCCAGATCTGCCGGGGCAAGCGGGTGATCCTGGTCTCGGCAACGCCGCTGAACAACACCCCGCGGGACATACTCAGCCAGGTCAAGCTGTTCCAGAACGGCAAGAACAGCACCATCCCCAACGTCCGCAATCTCGAAGCCTTCTTCGCGCGCCTTGAGAAAAACCTCCATGGTCTCGACCGTCAGACCGACCGCGAACAATACTTTGCGGCAATCCAGGCTAATGCCAAGGCGACACGCGAGCACATCCTCAAGCATTTGATGATCCGGCGCACGCGGAACGAAATCATGAAATACTACGGGGAAGACCTGAAGCTCCAGGGCTTCAAATTCCCCGACGTATCCGACCCGCAGCCTCTATTCTACAAGTTCAGCAGGACCGAAAATGACATCTTCAATGAAACAGTCCGTTTGGTAACGCAGGTTGAATACGCCCGCTACAAGCCGTTGACCTATTATGAGGGCAAACATGAGCGCCGCGAGGCGCAGAGCCAGCGAAACCTCGCAAGGTTCATGAAGATCCTCCTGATCAAGCGCCTGGAGAGCAGCTTCCACGCGTTCCGCCTGACCCTCGATCGTTTTATCCGTTCCTACGACCGCGTCATTGAGGAATTCAAAAAGGGACATGTGTACATCAGCAAGAAGCACATCAACAAAATCCTCGACCTGCTTGAAACCGACGATCAGGAAGCCATTGACCGACTGCTTGAAACGGACAAGGCTGAGCGGCTGGACGCGAAGGACTTCAACGCGGGCTTCATCCGCGACCTGGAGAGCGACAGGAAAGTACTGAGCCAGATTCACGACCTCTGGAGACAGATCACGCGCGACCCTAAATGGGAGGCCTTTCGAGA encodes:
- a CDS encoding phospholipase D-like domain-containing protein, with product MSSDLTFLTNEPGKSLRDRFAVLLGDNTRFFDCLVGYFFLSGFYKLYPALEHVEKIRILIGLQTDRSAYELLQIAREQDELSLKSHASVIEQIPQNVLGEFEKSADSAEIETGVYKFVEWVRSGKLEIKAYPGETLHAKVYIMTFAEGDRDKGRVITGSSNLTQAGLQDNLEFNVELKNRADYDFAIAKFNELWAVAVDVSKPYEDTIVNRSPFAHFTPYELYLKFLYEYFMDEVNRPDELEDIYVPDGFKRLKYQEEAVLSARKVLQEYGGLFLSDVVGLGKTYMAALLAQQLVGRSLVIAPPHLLDENNPGSWRNVFREFGIRGYRCESIGKLDALLQRDLSKYPNVFIDESHRFRTETNQTYEMLAQICRGKRVILVSATPLNNTPRDILSQVKLFQNGKNSTIPNVRNLEAFFARLEKNLHGLDRQTDREQYFAAIQANAKATREHILKHLMIRRTRNEIMKYYGEDLKLQGFKFPDVSDPQPLFYKFSRTENDIFNETVRLVTQVEYARYKPLTYYEGKHERREAQSQRNLARFMKILLIKRLESSFHAFRLTLDRFIRSYDRVIEEFKKGHVYISKKHINKILDLLETDDQEAIDRLLETDKAERLDAKDFNAGFIRDLESDRKVLSQIHDLWRQITRDPKWEAFREVLRGEPGLKKGRIIIFTESKETAEYLAGRITDEVEPDVLLFTGNSDESVRKEVIANFDARAFHPKDRYRILVATEVLSEGVN